A genomic stretch from Penaeus vannamei isolate JL-2024 chromosome 6, ASM4276789v1, whole genome shotgun sequence includes:
- the LOC113815370 gene encoding uncharacterized PE-PGRS family protein PE_PGRS54 isoform X24, with the protein MEGSSRVLLSLLVAGLAVLPHLVNARSPTPNIHICHSLTCPEQDAFYAHPTFCTDYVHCVAGVPYVKKCPSNLNFNAVKGACDHPRDAHCTPFKTSCELTSPFVPGGVTDDLVTCDCEGPCIKPHPYRCDAFYHCDAAGVEHLTKCPGDLMFNAMVEQCDLPENTKCEPAPSCSCDNCRYPSSEKCSAYWLCEGGQAVQHFCSNGLLFNRDTSQCDLAINVDCSEGAWEEGAFLETACVDRRLDCPKFVKDGGCQCSGSNCDWQSFVLRNCPKSCGSCKVNKMISKRTFALEEKGLKRKHHSSKESGSKESGSKESGSKESGSKESGSKESGSKESGSKESGSKESGSKESGSKESGSKESGSKESGSKESGSKESGSKESGSKESGSKESGSKESGSKESGSKESGSKESGSNESHKPGHSHECGGNGGSGSGGGGGDGGSGGGGGDGGSGGGGGDGGSGGDGGSGGGGGSGGDGGNGGEGGNGGNNGNGGSGGGSGGGGEGGNGVGGGSGSGGGDGGNGGSGGSGGGSGGGGEGGNGGGGGSGSGGGDGGNNGNGGSGGGSGGGGEGGNGGGGGSGSGGGDGGNNGNGGSGGGSGGGGEGGNGGGGGSGSGGGDGGNGGSGGSGGGSGGGGEGGNGGGGGSGSGGGDGGNNGNGGSGGGSGGGGEGGNGGGGGSGSGGGDGGNNGNGGSGGGSGGGGEGGNGGGGGSGSGGGDGGNNGNGGSGGGSGGGGEGGNGGGGGSGSGGGDGGNNGNGGSGGGSGGGGEGGNGGGGGSGSGGGDGGNGGSGGSGGGSGGGGDEDCQDNEVDCVYWAANNDCICKPTDGDCSWQYYVSATCPKSCGTCGNGGGGGDGGNGGGGGDGGNGGGGGDGGDGGNGGSIDGCVIDCSLGKYLPHPTDCRKFIQCAPYGPEEMPCAPGTVWNQQKLTCDHEWASPCVTGSYLTPEGLPCGGGSGGDGGNGGGGGDGGNGGGGGDGGNGGGGGDGGNGGGGGDGGNGGGGGDGGNGGGGGDGGNGGGGGDGGDGGNGGSIDGCVIDCSLGKYLPHPTDCRKFIQCAPYGPEEMPCAPGTVWNQQKLTCDHEWASLCVTGSYLTPEGLPCGGGSGGDGGNGGGGGDGGNGGGGGDGGNGGGGGDGGNGGGGGDGGNGGGGGDGGNGGGGGDGGNGGGGGDGGDGGNGGSISGCVIDCSLGKYLPHPTDCRKFIQCAPYGPEEMPCAPGTVWNQQKLTCDHEWASPCVTGSYLTPEGLPCGGGSGGDGGNVGGGGDGGNGGGGGDGGNGGGGGDGGNGGGGEDGGNGGGGGDGGNGGGGGDGGNGGGGGDGGDGGNGGSIDGCVIDCSLGKYLPHPSDCRKFIQCAPYGPEEMPCAPGTVWNQQKLTCDHEWASPCVTGSYLTPEGLPCGGGSGGDGGNGGGGGDGGNGGGGGDGGNGGGGGDGGNGGGGGDGGNGGGGGDGGNGGGGGDGGDGGNGGSIDGCVIDCSLGKYLPHPTDCRKFIQCAPYGPEEMPCAPGTVWNQQKLTCDHEWASPCVTGSYLTPEGLPCGGGSGGDGGNGGGGGDGGNGGGGGDGGNGGGGGDGGNGGGGGDGGNGGGGGDGGNGGGGGDGGNGGGSGGGDGGNGGGGGDGGNGGGGGDGGNGGGGGDGGNGGGGGDGGNGGGGGDGGNGGGGGDGGNGGGGGDGGNGGGGGDGGNGGGDGGEDCPLSCPEKEGLFPHPRDCKKWIHCSHNIPFVKKCPFHLHFNPVQRVCDWPFRAQCIAAPDADCQIPEPVLPTEPPNVKPDICDCECCLRPHPEDCTAYYYCEPNASAEFHTCSEGLVFNPQLSQCVLQVDYPQCQPEKPPTCDPTCECLYPAHSCSEYYKCNGDGIPVKYECTGGLYFNDQKHTCDLPENVSCEERRKRSEIDPVTEQHYILPEECKDLQGMYAIRDRPSSYYLCSHGVAFEMRCPDGGVFSSKAKKCILRK; encoded by the exons GATCCCCGACTCCGAACATACATATCTGTCACAGCCTGACCTGCCCTGAACAGGACGCCTTCTACGCGCACCCGACCTTCTGCACAGACTACGTCCACTGCGTCGCCGGCGTCCCATATGTCAAG AAATGCCCTTCAAACCTGAACTTCAACGCTGTGAAGGGGGCGTGCGACCACCCGAGGGACGCCCACTGCACGCCCTTCAAGACGTCCTGCGAGCTGACGAGCCCTTTCGTCCCAGGAGGCGTGACAGACGACCTCGTGACGTGTGACTGCGAAGGCCCCTGCATCAAGCCGCACCCGTACCGCTGCGATGCCTTCTACCACTGCGACGCT GCGGGCGTGGAGCACCTTACGAAGTGTCCCGGAGACTTGATGTTCAACGCGATGGTTGAACAATGTGATCTGCCGGAGAACACCAAATGTGAACCGGCGCCCTCCTGTTCCTGTGACAACTGCCGGTACCCTTCGTCCGAAAAGTGCTCTGCTTACTGGCTGT GTGAGGGTGGCCAAGCAGTTCAGCATTTCTGCAGTAACGGCCTTCTCTTCAACCGTGACACGTCACAGTGCGATCTGGCCATCAATGTAGACTGTAGCGAAGGGGCCTGGGAAGAAGGTGCTTTCCTGGAGACGGCCTGCGTTGACCGACGTTTGGACTGTCCAAAGTTTGTGAAGGATGGAGGGTGTCAGTGCAGTGGAAGTAACTGCGACTGGCAGTCGTTTGTTCTTAGGAACTGTCCAAAATCCTGTGGCAGCTGCAAAGTAAACAAAATGATTAGCAAGAGGACATTTGCCTTAGAAGAAAAAGGACTTAAAAGAAAGCATCATAgtagcaaagagtctggaagcaaggagtctggaagcaaagagtctggaagcaaggaatccggaagcaaagagtctggaagcaaagagtctggaagcaaagagtctggaagcaaggaatccggaagcaaagagtctggaagcaaagagtctggaagcaaggaatccggaagcaaagagtctggaagcaaagagtctggaagcaaggaatccggaagcaaagagtctggaagcaaggagtccggaagcaaagagtctggaagcaaggagtccggaagcaaagagtctggaagcaagGAGTCCGGAAGCAAGGAGTCCGggagcaaagagtctggaagtaATGAAAGCCACAAACCAGGCCATAGTCATGaatgtggtggtaatggtggatcTGGAagcggaggaggcggtggagacggtggaagcggaggaggcggtggagacggtggaagcggaggaggcggtggagacgGTGGAAGCGGTGGAGACGGTGGAAGCGGAGGAGGCGGTGGAAGCGGAGGAGACGGTGGAAacggaggagaaggtggaaacgGTGGAAACAACGGcaatggaggaagtggaggtggatcaggaggcggaggagaaggaggcaacgGTGTAGGTGGaggcagcggaagtggaggaggagacggtggGAATGGCggcagtggaggaagtggaggtggatcaggaggcggaggagaaggaggcaacggtggaggcggaggcagcggaagtggaggaggagacggtggAAACAACGGcaatggaggaagtggaggtggatcaggaggcggaggagaaggaggcaacggtggaggtggaggcagcggaagtggagggggagacggTGGAAACAACGGCAATGGAGGAAGTGGCGGTGGatcaggaggcggaggagaaggaggcaacggtggaggcggaggcagcggaagtggaggaggagacggtggAAATGGCggcagtggaggaagtggaggtggatcaggaggcggaggagaaggaggcaacggtggaggcggaggcagcggaagtggaggaggagacggtggAAACAACGGcaatggaggaagtggaggtggatcaggaggcggaggagaaggaggcaacggtggaggcggaggcagcggaagtggaggaggagacggtggAAACAACGGcaatggaggaagtggaggtggatcaggaggcggaggagaaggaggcaacggtggaggtggaggcagcggaagtggaggaggagacggtggAAACAACGGcaatggaggaagtggaggtggatcaggaggcggaggagaaggaggcaacggtggaggcggaggcagcggaagtggaggaggagacggcGGAAACAACGGcaatggaggaagtggaggtggatcaggaggcggaggagaaggaggcaacggtggaggcggaggcagcggaagtggaggaggagacggtggAAATGGCggcagtggaggaagtggaggtggatcaggaggcggaggagatgaAGACTGTCAAGATAACGAAGTGGACTGCGTGTACTGGGCAGCAAACAATGATTGCATATGCAAGCCCACAGATGGAGACTGCTCATGGCAATACTACGTGTCTGCAACATGTCCAAAGAGCTGTGGTACTTGTGGAaacggaggtggcggtggagacggcggaaacggaggtggcggtggagacggcggaaacggaggtggcggtggagacgGTGGTGATGGAGGAAATGGTGGAAGCATTGACGGTTGCGTCATTGACTGCTCCCTCGGAAAGTATCTGCCACATCCAACTGACTGCCGCAAGTTCATCCAGTGTGCCCCGTATGGTCCCGAAGAGATGCCTTGTGCTCCTGGAACGGTCTGGAACCAACAGAAACTCACCTGTGATCACGAATGGGCTTCTCCTTGTGTGACAGGCAGCTACTTGACTCCAGAAGGTCTACCatgtggaggaggtagtggtggagacggcggaaacggaggtggaggcggagacggcggaaacggaggtggcggtggagacggcggaaacggaggtggaggcggagacggcggaaacggag gtggcggtggagacggcggaaacggag gtggcggtggagacggcggaaatggaggtggcggtggagacggcggaaacggaggtggcggtggagacgGTGGTGATGGAGGAAATGGTGGAAGCATTGACGGTTGCGTCATTGACTGCTCCCTCGGAAAGTATCTGCCACATCCAACTGACTGCCGCAAGTTCATCCAGTGTGCCCCGTATGGTCCCGAAGAGATGCCTTGTGCTCCTGGAACGGTCTGGAACCAACAGAAACTCACCTGTGATCACGAATGGGCTTCTCTTTGTGTGACAGGCAGCTACTTGACTCCAGAAGGTCTACCatgtggaggaggtagtggtggagacggcggaaacggaggtggaggcggagacgGCGGAAACGGAG gtggcggcggagacggcggaaacggaggtggcggtggagacggcggaaacggag gtggcggtggagacggcggaaacggaggtggcggtggagacggcggaaacggaggtggaggcggagacggcggaaacggag gtggcggtggagacgGTGGTGATGGAGGAAATGGTGGAAGCATCAGCGGTTGCGTCATTGACTGCTCCCTCGGAAAGTATCTGCCACATCCAACTGACTGCCGCAAGTTCATCCAGTGTGCCCCGTATGGTCCCGAAGAGATGCCTTGTGCGCCTGGAACGGTCTGGAACCAACAGAAACTCACCTGTGATCACGAATGGGCTTCTCCTTGTGTGACAGGCAGCTACTTGACTCCAGAAGGTCTACCATGTGGAGGAGGTAGTGGCGGAGACGGCGGAAATGTAGGTGGAGGCGGAGACGGCGGAAACGGAGGTGGCGGCGGAGACGGCGGAAacggaggtggcggaggagacggcggaaacggaggtggaggcgaagacggcggaaacggag gtggcggtggagacggcggaaatggaggtggcggtggagacggcggaaacggag gtggcggtggagacgGTGGTGATGGAGGAAATGGTGGAAGCATCGACGGTTGCGTCATTGACTGCTCCCTCGGAAAGTATCTGCCACATCCATCTGACTGCCGCAAGTTCATCCAGTGTGCCCCGTATGGTCCCGAAGAGATGCCTTGTGCTCCTGGAACGGTCTGGAACCAACAGAAACTCACCTGTGATCACGAATGGGCTTCTCCTTGTGTGACAGGCAGCTACTTGACTCCAGAAGGTCTACCatgtggaggaggtagtggtggagatggcggaaatggaggtggaggcggagacggcggaaacggaggtggcggcggagacggcggaaacggaggtggcggtggagacggcggaaacggag gtggcggtggagacggcggaaacggaggtggcggtggagacggcggaaacggaggtggcggtggagacgGTGGTGATGGAGGAAATGGTGGAAGCATTGACGGTTGCGTCATTGACTGCTCCCTTGGAAAGTATCTGCCACATCCAACTGACTGCCGCAAGTTCATCCAGTGTGCCCCGTATGGTCCCGAAGAGATGCCTTGTGCTCCTGGAACGGTCTGGAACCAACAGAAACTCACCTGTGATCACGAATGGGCTTCTCCTTGTGTGACAGGCAGCTACTTGACTCCAGAAGGTCTACCatgtggaggaggtagtggtggagacggcggaaacggaggtggaggcggagacggcggaaacggaggtggcggtggagacggcggaaacggaggtggcggtggagacggcggaaacggaggtggcggtggagacggcggaaacggaggtggcggaggagacggcggaaacggaggtggtggtggagacggcggaaacggaggtggaAGTGGCGGTGGAGATggcggaaacggaggtggaggtggagacggcggaaacggaggtggcggtggagacggtggaaacggaggtggcggtggagacggcggaaacggaggtggcggtggagacggcggaaacggaggtggcggtggagacggcggaaacggaggtggcggtggagacggcggaaacggaggtggcggtggagatggcggaaatggaggtggaggtggagacggcggaaacggaggtggtgatggaggtgaagaTTGTCCATTGTCGTGTCCAGAAAAAGAAGGTCTTTTCCCTCATCCCCGGGATTGTAAGAAATGGATTCATTGTTCCCACAACATACCTTTTGTCAAGAAGTGTCCCTTCCATCTTCATTTCAATCCCGTCCAACGAGTATGTGACTGGCCATTTAGAGCCCAGTGTATTGCTGCTCCTGATGCTGACTGTCAGATTCCAGAACCTGTGCTTCCCACAGAGCCCCCTAATGTAAAACCTGACATTTGTGACTGTGAATGCTGCCTCAGACCTCATCCAGAGGATTGCACAGCCTACTATTACTGTGAG CCAAACGCAAGCGCCGAATTCCACACCTGTTCCGAAGGGCTCGTGTTCAACCCGCAGTTAAGTCAGTGTGTTCTTCAAGTAGATTATCCGCAGTGTCAGCCTGAGAAACCTCCAACATGCGACCCTACATGTGAATGTCTGTACCCTGCTCACAGCTGCTCAGAATACTACAAAT GTAATGGCGATGGCATTCCTGTTAAATATGAGTGTACAGGAGGGCTTTACTTCAACGACCAGAAACACACGTGTGACCTCCCTGAAAATGTTTCCTGTGAGGAGCGACGTAAAAGAAGTGAAATAGACCCTGTAACGGAACAACACTACATCTTAC cggAGGAGTGTAAGGATCTGCAAGGAATGTATGCCATTAGAGACAGACCAAGTTCGTATTACCTTTGCAGTCACGGCGTAGCCTTTGAAATGCGGTGTCCAGATGGCGGCGTTTTCTCAAGCAAAGCCAAGAAATGCATCTTAAGGAAGTAA